Part of the Nitrosophilus alvini genome, TCATAGAAGGGGTTAAACCAGTAGCGGCACAGGAGGTGGCAAAATCGCTGCATATTCCGGTCATCGGTATAGGAGCAGGAGCGGGTGTAGACGGACAGGTGCTTGTCTGGTCGGATATGCTCGGATTTTTCGAAGATTTCAAGCCAAAATTCGTAAAACGCTATCTAAACGGAGCCGAACTTGTAAAAAATGCGGTCAAAAAATATGACGAAGAGGTAAAATCCGGCTCTTTTCCAAATTCTGAGCACAGCTATTAAGAGAGAGTCATGGAAAGAATAGTAGAGATAGAAAAATTTAGCGACGAAGGAAGCTTCGAAAACTCCATCAGACCCTCAAAATGGGATGAATACATAGGACAAGAGAAGATAAAAAAAAATCTGAAAGTTTTTATAAAAGCAAGTAAAAAAAGAGACGAAGCACTCGATCACATTCTCTTTTTCGGACCTCCCGGCCTTGGAAAAACTACACTTGCCCATCTCATCAGCTTCGAAATGGAAGCAAATATCAAAGTAACGGCTGCTCCTATGATAGAAAAAAGCGGAGACCTTGCAGCAATACTCACCAATCTTGAAGAGGGGGATATTCTTTTTATAGATGAAATTCACAGGCTCTCACCCGCTATAGAAGAGATACTCTATTCGGCTATGGAGGATTTCAGGCTTGATATCATTATAGGCAGTGGGCCGGCAGCCCAAACTATCAAAATAGACCTGCCCCGCTTCACTCTTATAGGCGCAACAACTAGAGCCGGTATGATAAGCAATCCTTTAAGAGAACGGTTCGGAATGCATTTTCGTATGCAGTTTTACAATCCTGAAGAGCTTGGCAGAATTGTCCGAAATGCAGCCTTGAGACTGGGCAAAAACATAGCCGAAGATGCATCACTCGAAATTGCAAAAAGAAGCAGAGGAACACCAAGGGTTGCCCTGAGGCTTCTTAAACGGGTCCGTGATTTCGCAGAAGTGGAAAATGAAAAGAGCATATCGCTTGAACGTACCAGATATGCTCTGGAAGAACTGGGTGTAAATGATAAAGGTTTTGACGAACTAGATCTAAAGCTTTTAAACCTGTTGGCAGATGCAAAAGGAAGACCTCTGGGACTGAGTACGATAGCAGCGGCCCTCAGCGAAGACGAAGGAACAATAGAAGATGTAATAGAGCCTTTTTTGCTTGCAAACGGTTATATAGAAAGAACCGCTAGAGGCAGGATAGCTACACCCAAAACATATGAATTGCTGAAACTCTCCCCAAAAATGCAGGGAAATCTGTTTTGAGAAATTTTCAAAGGCTTGCCAGTTGAAACCGATACATTTTTTGGGAGTTTTATTTGTAATTACTCTTTATTTTGCATACAAAGTATACTACTCGTTTCTTGAAACCATGATAATCGCTATTCTTCTTGCAATCGCAACTTCAAAAATAAATAATTATTTCCTTGCAAGATATTCAAAACTTACATCTGCCACATTGACAACATTAGTACTTGCTATACTCTTTTTCTCGCCTATAATATATTTTATAACTTCTATTGCCGCAAATGCAACTCATATTGAAGAAGGAACAATTGTAAAACTTACAGAGGCCGTAAAAATATGGGTCAATGAGTTCTCGGCCAATCTGGGATTTGTCAAACCTTATATAGAGAAAATTACAACTTCCTTTGATACTGGTGCAGTTTTTGAGAAAATCGTAGCCGTCGCCACCTATATAGGTGCTAAAAGTGCAAAGTTTCTGAAAGATTCGATTTTGATTCTTGTATTTTATTTTTTCGCAAATCTCTACGGAAGAGAGATTTTTGAGTTTTTAAAGAACATTCTGCCGTTACGAAAAGATGAAAGCATGAAGCTCTTCGATAATCTGTCTGGTGTTATGGGTGTTGTATTTTATTCTATACTTGCAACTGCAATTTTTGAAGGCGTATTGTTTGCAATTATCGCCTATATATACGGATATGACCCCCTTCTTTTCGGTATTATGTATGGATTTGCTTCTCTTATACCTGTTATCGGCGGGGCTCTTATGTGGGTGCCGCTGGCACTTCATCAATATGCAATGGGAAACGCAACAGGCGCTATTGTTATAGCCCTTTACTCTTTGATTGTCATCTCTTTGATTGCAGACACATTTATAAAACCTGTAATCATAAAATATATCGACCAGATTGTTATCAAAAAAGAACTAAAAATAAACGAACTGCTAATTTTCTTCTCTATAGTAGCAGGGCTCAGTAGTTTCGGATTTTGGGGAATGATCATAGGACCTGCGGTTACCTCTTTGCTAATCTCTATTTTAAATATTTATCCTGAAATAAGCAAAAACGGACAGGATGATACTACTCTATAATATGTCCCACAAACTTGCTCATATTGTCTATAATTAATCCGCCTTTTCTAAAACCGAGACCGCATCCTTCGTACGCAAAAAAAACACCTGCCTGATAATAAAACCCTTTATCATCCACAGGAAGTTCTACAAACTCCTGATAGATTGATTTGAAATTTTCATATTCACCCTCTTTTTTTGCCGAAATATTTCTGTTTTGATCATATATTACGGTGTTTTCACCTTCTCTTCCAAATGTTTTCTTTTCAACATAGGGTCTACCTTCCAAAGGCTCAAAAGATGTTTCAAGAAGCAGCGGATGACCCGGATACATATCCCAGAGTATCTTCATCATCGCTTTTGATTGAAAAAGCAGAGTATATGCCGGATTTAGAATAATGGCTTTTTGGTTTTCTATAATTTTTGTCAAAATTATGGCAAGTTCAGGCTCTTCTATGGCTATCGTCTCCCATGGTATCAGTTTAAACCAAAATTCAAAGCTGTTTTTATCGTAAAATATCCCCTCATCTGAAAACTCCACATCTTCGGCGAATGCAAAATCAGTCTCAAAGCCCGCTTCAGAAGCCGCTACCTGCAAAAGTCTTGTTGTGTTTTCATCCTCTATGCTGCCTTTTATGGAAGAAAAAAGCATCTTCCATCCTTCGTACCATTCGCTAAATTTCGATGTATCCTCTTCAAGTGTAACAAGCCTTTTAAAATTCTCTTTTATCGCTTCATATGTATTGTTAAACTGCTTCATCTCATCAAGAGAGTTGTATTTTAAAATAGCCCACTGAATTATGGCGGTCTCGAATAAAGATGTGGGAGTATCAGCATTGAACTCCAGAAGTTTTATAGGTTTGCCGTCAATTCCGCCGGCAAAATCGAATCTGCCGTAGATATGCCAATGAACATCGTTTTCCCAGCTCATTTTTATGATATCAACAAGATTGAAAGGAATATTGAGTTCATGAAAAAGATTCTTTTCTATAACATACTCTGCAGCTTCTATATACATATCGTACAGTTCATTTGCTGCATCGTAGTAAGCTTGCGCTTCATCTTGCATAACTACTACAAGCTCGTCGCTTATATAGGGTGTCTCGTCACTGTCTGTATGCCAGTAAAAACCGATCTTTTCTAAAAAATCTGTATTTAAAGGTTCTACTTTCTTTACTCTTACCATCCTATTTATCTCTTTTCTTTTTCATAAAACGGACAATCGCAAAAGGCATTATCAACAAAATAACCATAAAAACAACAGTAACGTAAAGCCCTATCATATGAGTCATATTTATCCTCCAAAACTAAATTTTGAACCGGAAGTCCTGCTGCTACCGCTACCAAAAAATCCGGATTTACCACTGCTTTTTTTGGCACTCTTTTTTGCTTCTGCTTTTCTTTTAAAAGACTCTACACTTCTTTGGTATGTTGAAGGAGATTTATAGCTTCTTTGTCTTTGCTGCTGATATGCAGGGTTGTTAAAAAGCTTGTTACCTATCCAGCTTCCCAAAATCGCTCCAGCCGCTGAAGCCAGAATAATACCTCCAAGCCCCATTCCCTGATTTTGTATCTGAGGATTTGTCAAAGGTGACTGACCGGCCTCTATCCTGGCAGCCTCCTCTCTTATAAGAACATCAAGCTCTTCTTGAGACAATACCTTTTCAGTACCGTTTATATCTTTTAAGATCACTCTGGTCTCACTGCTGGGATATTCATCAACTATGATATATCTTCCCGGAGCCGTCTCTTCTATAACAACAAACGCACCCTGTTTTTGGGCCGCATTTTCGAAAACATTTGAGTTATTGTCTTTTTGTTCACATCCTGCAAGTCCCGCTGCAAGTATGGCACCAAGGCCGCCTATTACTGCATATTCGGAAATTTTCCTAATGTGTTTCAACTCTTCTTCTCCTTAATATAAAATACAAAATCAGTGATACAGCCAACATTGCGAGTGAGAGTAGCTGTCCCATTGTCATCCATCCGCAGCATATATATCCCAACTGGATATCGGGCTCTCTGAAAAACTCTCCGATAAATCTGAACAGACCATATAAAAATCCGTACATCACCATAAGTTCGCCGTCAAATTTTTTTCTTTTTCTATACCAAAAAAGTATAACAAATATCAAAAATCCTTCCAAAAAAGCTTCATAAAGCTGTGAGGGATGGCGCAATACTCCATTTACATATATGCCCCATGAAACATCAGTGGCTCTACCTATAAGCTCTTGATTTAAAAAGTTGCCAATTCTACCGAATACATAACCTAAAGGAACAGAAACTGCTACAAGATCCATCAAAAACCAGAAATTTTTTTTATACAGCTTTGCATATAGATAAGAAGCTATCAAAAATCCTATAAGCGCACCGTGATAGCTCATCCCTCTTATACCTACAAATGTACCGTCCAAAAACGGATTGAATATTTGCCAGGGATGTGTAAGATAATACTCTGTATGAGTATCGTAAAATATCACATATCCTAAACGTGCACCCAGTATTACACCTATCTCTACCCATATAAAATAGCTCTCCAGCTCACTCTTGGATATAGGCAATCTATCATGCTTTACCAGCCAAGATGCAAAAAAGAGTGCTACAAGAAGCGCCAAAACATACATTATCCCGTACCAATGAACAGGAAAATCGAAAATATAAAAAGCTACCGGGTCAAAATGTTCATATATGTGTGACCACAAACCGATTCCTTAAAATTGTCATATTATTTTTAAACGATAGTATAGCAGATTATGGAGAAGAAAAAGGAAGCTTCTTTTTTTAGAAGCTTCCGTATAAAATTACTTAAGAATAACTCTTGCGTTGATTGGCTGAAGAGGTCTGTTGTTTTTACCCATCACTTTTTCAAAAGCTTTTAGCTGCTCTTTTGATGCCTCTACCGGCTCTTTCATCACAAGCCATCTTACACCCTCACTACAAGGAGGTGTAGTCAAAGAACCGTTAAATCTGTAGTAATCCTTGTTTGCCGGAAGAAGATCCGCAGCGTTAAGTTTATATTTTTTAAGACTGTTCTTATCTCCCGTATGGGCAGGCATATTGTCAACTATTGCCTGCAGGCTTGGATTTGCTTTACCCTCTTTGATCATTACAGATATAACTGCAAGCTCACCTTTGTCACTTGCATGAACAAAGTGCGCTTCCATAGGATAATATTTGCCCTCAATCGTGTTTTCGCTGGGCGTATGGAAGTGATACTGCTTAAGCTCAAACTCTTTACCATCTACTTTAAGCTCACTTCCTTCACCGAAATTCACTTTTACTGTATGTCCGTTATTTACAACAGTTGTAGCAACTGCTTCATATTCAAGTTTCAAAGGCGGAAGCTCAGCTTCTATAAATCCTGTCAAATCAACGGGAGACTGATTTTTACCATCTTTACAAATTCTATAATCAGGACTTAAATCTCCCCAATGTTCAGGACCTTCATGGCCGCTGTAACCCCAGTGTGCACTACCATGAGAGCCTGCAAACAGTGCTCCAGCAGCTATAATACCTCCTGCCAATACTGAAACGACTTTTCTCATTTTCCTTCCTTTTTCATTAAGATTAGATTTTCATTATATAGAAATAAATATTCAATAATAATTAATGAGATGATATATACAATTTAATGTTACTTTTCTTAACACTTTTGCATACTTTTTACACAGTTAATCAACTTTTATAAAAAATATCAAAAAATATTATATCTAAAATTGTTACGAATTTACCACACTGTTTGACAGTGCGGCAATAAGAAGTTAAAAAGAAGTCTGTTTTTTGGCTTCTAGCTCTACTCTAACGCTTCGGCAATAAGTTCTATGGGATTTTTGAAGATGGTTTCAACACCATTTTGATATAAGGAGTTACTCAGTTGTACACGGCAGGCGCTGCATTCAGCAGAAACTATATCAGCTTTTGTC contains:
- the lgt gene encoding prolipoprotein diacylglyceryl transferase, which produces MGLWSHIYEHFDPVAFYIFDFPVHWYGIMYVLALLVALFFASWLVKHDRLPISKSELESYFIWVEIGVILGARLGYVIFYDTHTEYYLTHPWQIFNPFLDGTFVGIRGMSYHGALIGFLIASYLYAKLYKKNFWFLMDLVAVSVPLGYVFGRIGNFLNQELIGRATDVSWGIYVNGVLRHPSQLYEAFLEGFLIFVILFWYRKRKKFDGELMVMYGFLYGLFRFIGEFFREPDIQLGYICCGWMTMGQLLSLAMLAVSLILYFILRRRRVETH
- a CDS encoding carbonic anhydrase, producing the protein MRKVVSVLAGGIIAAGALFAGSHGSAHWGYSGHEGPEHWGDLSPDYRICKDGKNQSPVDLTGFIEAELPPLKLEYEAVATTVVNNGHTVKVNFGEGSELKVDGKEFELKQYHFHTPSENTIEGKYYPMEAHFVHASDKGELAVISVMIKEGKANPSLQAIVDNMPAHTGDKNSLKKYKLNAADLLPANKDYYRFNGSLTTPPCSEGVRWLVMKEPVEASKEQLKAFEKVMGKNNRPLQPINARVILK
- the ruvB gene encoding Holliday junction branch migration DNA helicase RuvB — encoded protein: MERIVEIEKFSDEGSFENSIRPSKWDEYIGQEKIKKNLKVFIKASKKRDEALDHILFFGPPGLGKTTLAHLISFEMEANIKVTAAPMIEKSGDLAAILTNLEEGDILFIDEIHRLSPAIEEILYSAMEDFRLDIIIGSGPAAQTIKIDLPRFTLIGATTRAGMISNPLRERFGMHFRMQFYNPEELGRIVRNAALRLGKNIAEDASLEIAKRSRGTPRVALRLLKRVRDFAEVENEKSISLERTRYALEELGVNDKGFDELDLKLLNLLADAKGRPLGLSTIAAALSEDEGTIEDVIEPFLLANGYIERTARGRIATPKTYELLKLSPKMQGNLF
- a CDS encoding AI-2E family transporter, with amino-acid sequence MKPIHFLGVLFVITLYFAYKVYYSFLETMIIAILLAIATSKINNYFLARYSKLTSATLTTLVLAILFFSPIIYFITSIAANATHIEEGTIVKLTEAVKIWVNEFSANLGFVKPYIEKITTSFDTGAVFEKIVAVATYIGAKSAKFLKDSILILVFYFFANLYGREIFEFLKNILPLRKDESMKLFDNLSGVMGVVFYSILATAIFEGVLFAIIAYIYGYDPLLFGIMYGFASLIPVIGGALMWVPLALHQYAMGNATGAIVIALYSLIVISLIADTFIKPVIIKYIDQIVIKKELKINELLIFFSIVAGLSSFGFWGMIIGPAVTSLLISILNIYPEISKNGQDDTTL
- a CDS encoding glutathionylspermidine synthase family protein is translated as MVRVKKVEPLNTDFLEKIGFYWHTDSDETPYISDELVVVMQDEAQAYYDAANELYDMYIEAAEYVIEKNLFHELNIPFNLVDIIKMSWENDVHWHIYGRFDFAGGIDGKPIKLLEFNADTPTSLFETAIIQWAILKYNSLDEMKQFNNTYEAIKENFKRLVTLEEDTSKFSEWYEGWKMLFSSIKGSIEDENTTRLLQVAASEAGFETDFAFAEDVEFSDEGIFYDKNSFEFWFKLIPWETIAIEEPELAIILTKIIENQKAIILNPAYTLLFQSKAMMKILWDMYPGHPLLLETSFEPLEGRPYVEKKTFGREGENTVIYDQNRNISAKKEGEYENFKSIYQEFVELPVDDKGFYYQAGVFFAYEGCGLGFRKGGLIIDNMSKFVGHIIE
- a CDS encoding UPF0323 family lipoprotein, producing MKHIRKISEYAVIGGLGAILAAGLAGCEQKDNNSNVFENAAQKQGAFVVIEETAPGRYIIVDEYPSSETRVILKDINGTEKVLSQEELDVLIREEAARIEAGQSPLTNPQIQNQGMGLGGIILASAAGAILGSWIGNKLFNNPAYQQQRQRSYKSPSTYQRSVESFKRKAEAKKSAKKSSGKSGFFGSGSSRTSGSKFSFGG